The following are encoded together in the Planococcus antarcticus DSM 14505 genome:
- the efp gene encoding elongation factor P has protein sequence MISVNDFKTGVTIEVDGGIWRVIEFQHVKPGKGAAFVRSKLRNLRTGSVTEKTFRAGEKVAKAQIDNSKMQYLYANGDMHAFMDMETFDQIELPEKNIEYELKFLQENMEVQVIQFQGEVLGVELPNTVVLEVVETDPGIKGDTASGGSKPAKLSTGLSVQVPFFINEGDHLIVNTTDSSYVSRAQ, from the coding sequence ATGATTTCAGTAAACGATTTTAAAACAGGTGTCACAATTGAAGTAGACGGCGGAATTTGGCGCGTTATAGAATTCCAGCATGTAAAACCGGGTAAAGGTGCAGCATTTGTGCGATCAAAACTTCGCAATCTGCGTACTGGCAGTGTCACTGAAAAGACATTCCGTGCGGGTGAAAAAGTAGCCAAAGCACAAATTGACAATAGTAAAATGCAATATTTATATGCTAATGGAGATATGCATGCATTTATGGATATGGAGACTTTCGATCAAATCGAATTGCCTGAAAAAAACATTGAATACGAATTGAAGTTTCTTCAGGAAAACATGGAAGTCCAGGTAATCCAGTTCCAAGGCGAAGTGTTAGGCGTTGAATTGCCGAACACAGTTGTCCTTGAGGTGGTCGAAACAGATCCAGGCATCAAAGGCGACACAGCAAGCGGCGGTTCAAAACCAGCGAAGCTGTCAACCGGCTTGTCTGTCCAAGTACCATTCTTCATCAATGAAGGCGATCATTTAATCGTCAACACAACCGACTCTTCATACGTGTCACGAGCTCAATAA
- the accB gene encoding acetyl-CoA carboxylase biotin carboxyl carrier protein: MKIQEIREIIKLVDGSSIEEFSYEFEGVKVKMKKNGSGNARQTGSSSVQAPQALKTVEAPSAPAPTKESEAERLVSQETPEIPVDNDSEYHKILSPMVGTFYESPTPDEAAYVQPGTKVTSDQVVCIVEAMKLFNEIEAEVDGEIAEILVKDGQLVEYGQPLFLVKAN, encoded by the coding sequence ATGAAAATTCAAGAAATCCGTGAAATTATCAAATTGGTAGATGGGTCATCAATTGAAGAATTCTCTTACGAATTTGAAGGCGTCAAAGTCAAAATGAAAAAAAATGGTTCGGGCAATGCTCGGCAAACTGGCAGCTCTTCTGTCCAAGCACCTCAAGCTTTAAAAACAGTAGAAGCACCAAGTGCACCAGCACCAACAAAGGAATCAGAAGCAGAGAGATTGGTATCACAGGAAACGCCGGAAATCCCGGTTGATAACGACTCTGAGTACCACAAAATTCTTTCGCCGATGGTTGGCACATTTTATGAGTCTCCAACTCCTGATGAGGCAGCTTATGTTCAGCCAGGAACAAAGGTCACTTCCGATCAAGTGGTCTGCATCGTCGAAGCGATGAAGTTATTCAATGAAATCGAAGCTGAAGTGGATGGGGAAATTGCTGAAATTCTTGTAAAAGATGGTCAGCTGGTTGAATACGGCCAGCCTTTATTCCTTGTGAAAGCAAACTGA
- the accC gene encoding acetyl-CoA carboxylase biotin carboxylase subunit, which translates to MKKVLIANRGEIAVRIIRACKEMDIETVAVYSEADKEALHVELADEAYCIGPKLSKDSYLNFSNIISVAKLTNCDGIHPGYGFLAENASFAELCEACDIMFIGPTADAISRMGTKDVARETMRKAGVPVVPGSTGIVASEEDGLRIADELGFPVIIKATAGGGGKGIRVAHTREDFIKGLNMTQKEAAAAFGNPGVYIEKFIEDFRHIEIQVLADSHGNAIHLGERDCSIQRRMQKLVEEAPSPALSPELRAEMGDAAVKAALSVDYRGAGTVEFIFDAVNQKFYFMEMNTRIQVEHPVTEMITGIDLIQQQLKVASGETLAYKQEDVTFKGWSIECRINAENPAKNFMPSAGKIDMYLPPGGMGVRIDSAMYSGYTIPPYYDSMVAKLITFADTREEAIAKMKRALDEFVIEGVFTTIPFHLKLMDHEVFKSGDFNTKFLEKYDVLGS; encoded by the coding sequence ATGAAGAAAGTATTGATTGCAAACCGTGGAGAAATTGCGGTCCGGATCATCCGTGCCTGTAAAGAAATGGATATCGAGACGGTAGCTGTATATTCAGAAGCCGATAAAGAAGCGCTTCATGTCGAACTTGCGGATGAAGCTTATTGCATCGGTCCGAAATTATCAAAAGACAGCTATTTGAACTTTTCCAATATTATATCAGTGGCCAAATTGACAAATTGTGACGGCATCCATCCGGGGTACGGATTCCTGGCAGAAAACGCCAGCTTTGCTGAACTTTGTGAAGCCTGTGACATTATGTTCATCGGTCCGACTGCAGATGCGATTTCACGTATGGGCACGAAAGATGTTGCGCGTGAAACGATGCGGAAAGCAGGAGTGCCTGTCGTTCCAGGTTCGACCGGTATTGTTGCCAGTGAAGAAGATGGGCTGCGCATTGCCGATGAACTCGGATTTCCGGTCATTATCAAAGCGACCGCTGGCGGTGGTGGAAAAGGAATCCGTGTAGCACATACGCGCGAGGATTTCATCAAAGGCCTGAACATGACACAGAAAGAAGCGGCAGCGGCTTTCGGCAATCCAGGTGTCTATATCGAGAAATTCATCGAGGATTTCCGCCATATCGAAATTCAAGTACTTGCCGATTCCCATGGCAACGCCATTCATTTAGGCGAGCGTGATTGTTCCATCCAGCGCCGCATGCAAAAACTGGTCGAAGAAGCGCCATCACCGGCTCTGTCGCCAGAATTGCGCGCAGAAATGGGCGATGCCGCGGTCAAAGCGGCTTTGTCTGTCGATTACCGTGGAGCAGGGACAGTGGAATTCATCTTTGACGCCGTCAACCAAAAATTCTATTTTATGGAAATGAACACCCGCATCCAGGTAGAACATCCGGTTACTGAAATGATTACAGGAATTGACTTGATCCAACAACAATTGAAGGTTGCTTCGGGCGAAACACTTGCCTATAAACAGGAAGATGTAACTTTTAAAGGCTGGTCGATCGAATGCCGCATCAATGCGGAAAATCCGGCCAAGAATTTCATGCCTTCAGCTGGGAAAATTGACATGTACCTGCCCCCGGGCGGTATGGGTGTAAGAATTGATTCCGCTATGTATTCAGGGTATACGATTCCGCCCTATTATGATTCCATGGTGGCGAAACTGATTACGTTCGCAGATACGCGCGAAGAAGCGATCGCAAAAATGAAGCGCGCTTTGGATGAGTTCGTCATCGAAGGAGTGTTTACGACGATTCCATTCCATTTGAAATTAATGGATCACGAAGTATTCAAGTCAGGCGATTTTAATACGAAATTCCTTGAAAAATACGATGTACTGGGATCATAA
- a CDS encoding Asp23/Gls24 family envelope stress response protein: MAEKTAPYVRMKSLGAQDLGNIEVAPEVLEIIASIAATDIEGVASMRGNFASGVVERLGKKVHGKGIKTDLSEEGLAIDVYCVINYGVSIPKTALKIQEQVRQTLENMTSLQTQEVNVHITGVNFEPQAAE, from the coding sequence ATGGCAGAAAAAACAGCACCTTACGTACGCATGAAATCACTTGGAGCACAGGATTTAGGCAATATCGAAGTGGCTCCGGAAGTGTTGGAAATCATCGCAAGCATCGCTGCAACAGACATTGAAGGTGTTGCCAGCATGCGTGGCAATTTTGCATCCGGCGTTGTCGAGCGTTTGGGGAAAAAGGTTCACGGCAAAGGCATCAAAACCGACTTGTCTGAAGAAGGACTGGCGATTGATGTTTATTGTGTCATCAATTACGGTGTTTCCATTCCGAAGACTGCTTTAAAGATTCAAGAACAGGTACGGCAGACACTTGAAAATATGACTTCACTTCAAACACAGGAAGTGAATGTCCATATTACCGGTGTCAATTTCGAGCCTCAAGCAGCAGAATAA
- the nusB gene encoding transcription antitermination factor NusB — protein MKRHEAREKALQTLFQLEGTELTIDEAMDHVMAGENDNFYSLLVQGTHANVAEIDEKLVGHLENWSLERLPKIERTILRMAIFELNYMEDAPSRVIMNEAIELSKTFGDDKSSRFVNGVLSKFTDETAN, from the coding sequence ATGAAACGACACGAAGCACGCGAAAAAGCGCTTCAGACCTTATTTCAATTAGAAGGCACTGAACTGACCATCGATGAAGCCATGGACCATGTAATGGCTGGAGAAAATGACAATTTCTATAGTTTGCTAGTGCAGGGCACCCATGCCAATGTGGCAGAGATCGATGAAAAACTGGTCGGTCACCTAGAAAACTGGTCGTTGGAGAGGTTGCCGAAGATTGAACGAACGATTCTTCGCATGGCCATCTTTGAACTGAACTATATGGAGGATGCGCCATCACGCGTCATCATGAACGAAGCGATTGAACTGAGCAAAACATTCGGAGACGATAAATCCAGCCGCTTCGTCAATGGTGTCCTCTCGAAATTCACAGACGAAACAGCAAATTAA
- the folD gene encoding bifunctional methylenetetrahydrofolate dehydrogenase/methenyltetrahydrofolate cyclohydrolase FolD: protein MTAKLIDGKAVSQKIKIQVKERVEKLAQQGIIPGLAVVLVGENSASLTYVKNKKKTCEALGMRSDLHQFPDSLTEQELLTKIDELNKDPHIHGILVQLPLPKQIDEFEVISAISPEKDVDGFHPISVGNMMIGKEAFLPCTPRGIMELLAHYGIDPAGKHAVVIGRSNIVGKPIGQLLLQRDATVTYCHSKTKDLANFTVQADILIAAIGRAKFIDHTFIKPGAVIVDVGMNRDNSGKLCGDVDFEDVQETAGFVTPVPGGVGPMTIAMLMGNTLQSAEKGLSKTK, encoded by the coding sequence ATGACTGCAAAATTGATTGATGGAAAAGCGGTAAGCCAGAAAATTAAAATACAAGTAAAAGAACGCGTGGAAAAATTAGCGCAGCAGGGCATCATCCCAGGGCTTGCCGTCGTGCTAGTTGGGGAAAACTCTGCCTCCCTTACATATGTGAAAAATAAGAAAAAGACCTGTGAAGCACTGGGCATGCGATCTGACCTTCACCAGTTTCCCGATTCACTGACCGAACAGGAACTGCTTACGAAAATTGATGAGTTGAATAAGGATCCGCATATCCACGGCATTCTTGTGCAATTACCACTACCGAAGCAAATCGACGAATTTGAGGTCATTTCGGCGATTAGCCCCGAAAAAGATGTCGATGGATTCCATCCGATTTCAGTCGGCAATATGATGATTGGCAAAGAGGCCTTTCTGCCGTGCACACCGCGTGGCATCATGGAATTGCTGGCTCATTACGGCATTGATCCGGCGGGCAAGCATGCAGTGGTAATCGGTCGCAGCAATATCGTCGGCAAGCCGATTGGACAGTTGCTGCTTCAAAGGGATGCGACCGTGACTTATTGCCACTCCAAAACCAAGGATTTGGCGAATTTTACAGTCCAGGCGGATATCCTGATCGCAGCCATCGGCAGAGCAAAATTCATCGATCATACGTTCATCAAACCGGGTGCAGTCATCGTTGATGTCGGCATGAACCGGGACAACAGCGGCAAATTATGCGGAGATGTCGATTTTGAGGATGTCCAGGAAACGGCTGGCTTCGTGACGCCGGTACCAGGCGGCGTTGGACCGATGACCATTGCGATGCTGATGGGAAATACACTGCAATCAGCTGAAAAAGGGTTATCAAAGACAAAATAG